The segment ATCCTCGCGCCGGTCATGACCGAAGGTTCCGGCCTGGTTTTAGGAAAAAACAATCCCGTAAACAGCTGGGAGGAATTTAAAAATTATGTCCGGAACAGTAACACCCCAATCAGAATCGGCTACAAGATTGACGTGTCAGTGCAAAACCTCATTTTTGAAAGCGCCCTCAAGGAATCAGGAATTATCTTTACAAAAAACCTCGATGATAAAAACGCGCAGATTACCCTGATAAATCTTAACGGCGCCAAAAATCTTATTCCGGCCCTTGAAAATGAAATTATTGACGGTTTTGTTGTCAACCAACCCTTTCCGGCCCTTGCTGAATACCAGGAAAAAGGAAAACTCATCGCCGACCTCAGTGACTTGCCGCCCGCAGGCAAATGGAAGAACAACCCCTGTTGCGCCCTTGCCGCCCGCACCGAATTCAGCAGCCTTTATCCCGAAATCACAACATCCTTTGTAAGCTTGATGCTTCGAGCAAATAATTTTATCAACGAAAACCCGGAACTCGTTGCCCAGCAAATTTCAAAATGGCTGGATCTGCCGGTTGAAGTGGAAAAAAAATCACTTCCGACAATCAACTTCATTACCGAATTCGATGCAGACTGGGACCGTGGGGTTGAGTTCTGGATCAAGGAAATGATTGATTCAAACAAGATCAGGGGGAAAGTCAAATCTTCCTACGAATCAGGGAGACTTGCCGAGGAACTTTATTTAATGGACACCTATCATCAGGCGAGAAAAAACCTTTAATCAATGCATATCTCTATTTCCCGTAAAGTTTTTATTATTTTCTCGATTTTGACCCTGATAACCATCTTTCTTGGGTCAACAGTTTTTTTCGGCTTGAAACAGCTCGAAGATAATCGAAAGGAAATAAGAACACTGTACGATTTCAAATTTCAGATCAGCGAACTCGGCCATTTTCATTCGAACCACAACTTCCATCTCAATATTTCAGACTTACCTCTTCTTGAAAACAAAATCGAAGCAACCTATGCCCTGGCTCATCAGATAATCAATTTCAAGGGGAAGAAAACCTTACCTGCCGACCTGCTCGCGGAATTAAATCATCTTGATGACTTTGTCTTGTATTACAAGGATGCGGCAATAGAACTTATCCCCAAAGAACTATTAAGAGAAGCAATGCACACCCAGGCTATTACTGAAATGCAGCTTCTTTTCACCGTTTTACAAAATCAGCAAAAAAAAGTTCCTCAAAAAGCCTTTGAATTATTCAGTTCCGCCGAAAAAATCATATACAGACACGAATACAATACAAACCCTTCGCATTTGAAACAATTAAAAGATATTCGTCGGCAAATGAACCGTTTCATTAATGATGCCAATTTTACAATTGCCTTTGATAAAGTCGTATCCACTGTTGAGCAGGACTATTTCAACGAACTTGCCATTCTAGACCGCACCGATTTCCTTTCAACAACAAGTTCGCGTTTTTATACAATTGCCAACAGGACCATAGCAGAACTCACCATACAAGTCGAAAAAACCCGGAAGCAAATCCAGCACATTATCCTTGCAATCATTATAATGACCGCGCTCATCACCTTCTGGTTATGGGCGTTATCAACCCGGAGGATAAGAGCCTTTCTCGATAATTTCCATCATTCATTGAATTTCATACGAAAAGGAAAATACGATTACAAGGCGCCACCGGTGTACTCCGATGAGTTAGGCGATGCCATATTATTCATGAAAGAAATGGCAGACGACCTCCAGGAAAAAATCCAGCAGAGGGAACTTGTGGAACTTGATAAGGAAAAACTGCAGGAGCAGTTGATCCATTCCCAGAAAATGGAGTCCGTAGGACTTCTGGCCGGAGGAATCGCCCATGACTTCAATAATATCCTTACCGGCATAAACGGTTATTGTGAACTTGCACTTTTAAAACTCCCTGAAGATGATCCGGCCCGTGAATATTTCAAAATAATTCTGGCAAGCGGCTTCAAAGCCACCGCGCTTACCAAGCAGCTTCTCACCTTCAGCAGAAAACAGGTCCTTGAGAAAAAAATCGTCAATCTGAATCCAATAATCCTCAATATCACTAAAATGCTCCAGCGGATGCTCGGCGACGATATAACGCTGGAGATTAAGACACCGGATAAAATCGGCAATATTCTTGCCGATACCAGCCAGCTTGAGCAGATTCTCCTGAATCTTTCGGTCAATGCCCGTGACAGCATGCCGAGCGGTGGCAGATTGACCATTGAAACATCTGAGATTTATATTGATGAAGAATACGCAAAGAGTCGCCCGGATGTAAAACCTGGCATGTATATTACCCTTTCAGTGACCGATACCGGACTGGGCATACCAAAAGAAATTCAGCACAAGATTTTTGATCCATTCTTCACAACCAAGGCTCCAGGAAAAGGGACGGGGCTTGGGCTTGCTACGGTATTCGGCATTGTAAAACAACATAATGGTCATATCTGGCTCTACAGTGAAGAAAACCACGGAACCACCTTCAAGATATATTTCCCGCTTATTGACAAGGGAGAAGAGCTCCCTGCTGTGCCGGAACAACCGGCATTTATGACCGGTGACCAGACAATCCTGGTAGTTGATGACAATGAAGATGTCCTGCAGCTGGTCAAGGAGTCTCTGTCGCATCATGGTTTCCATGTTATCAGTTCCAGTGACCCCGTTGATGCCCTTGAACAATTAGATTCCTATAATGGCACGATCCATTTATTGCTCACTGATGTTATTATGCCCGGCATGAACGGCAAGGAACTTGCGAATGCGGCCATCAAAAAACGTCCGAACCTCAAAGTTGTTTTCATGTCCGGCTATTCCGACCACATAATAATGCAGGAAGAAATTGAAAATAACCCGGATCTGCATTTCATTCAGAAACCCGTAACCCCGACTCAGTTAATGAATACATTGCGGGAAATTTTTTAATCTAATACATAACTATACATACATCTGCCCGCGTGCGAATAATCACCTTGTTCGACGTTGTGCTTTCAATACCCAATTTAAATGATAACAGGTCTGCCCATGCGGTTCGGGACAAGTGAATATATTCCAATCAATAAAAGCTACTTTCTTGCGGAAGACAGGGTCGTTGATTTTGATATTTATTGCGGCAAAAAAGATGATGATACCCACGAACCGTTATTGTTGATAGGCAGGGATTCACAGCTTTCCAACGTCAAGGAAATTGTTTCACGTAAATATTTTCATACCTTTTATATCCGTACAGAAGACAACTCCAATTACTGGAAATTTCTTGAGGACTCCCTTCCCACCCTCATCGACGACAAGCTCACCCCTCTTGAGAAAAAATCGTCATTGGTTTACTCCTGTGCGGAAAATGTCATAAAAGATGTCCTCCAGGCCCCGCGAAAACGCGAAAACATCAAACGTGCGCAGAATATTGCATCAAATATTTTAAATTTTTCTCTAACCTATACCGATGCCATAGCGATGCTTCTCAAGCTGGGGTCTCCCAAATATCAAACCTTCACTCATTGTGTTAATGTAGCAGTTTTTGCCGCAGGACTCTGTCTGATGATCGGCAAAGATTCCGAAAAGGAATTGGACGATATCGTCCTGGGTTGTCTGCTGCATGATATCGGCAAGGCATATATCGGCGACGAGATTCTCAAAAAGCCCGGCGAACTCACGCGGTCAGAATATGAAGAAGTAAAGCTGCATCCCATTAAAGGATATGAAATGATGAAAAATCACCTTTCCGACATTTCTCTCGACATCATCCTTCATCATCATGAGAAAGTAAGCGGCGCAGGCTATCCTCACGGACTCAAAGATGTCGAAATATCCGATCAGGCAAAAATAGCCGCCATTGCCGACGTATATGACGCCCTGACCACAAAGCGTCCCTATGGCGATGCCAAAGAGCCATTCAAGGCCCTGCACATGATGAAAGATGAGATGGTTGGCCAGTTTGAGCAGGAAAAATTCACTCAATTCATTTATTTTCTCGCAGGAGAAAAGTAAGCCTCCTGGTGGCCTCATAAATTATCCCGGCCGACAAGACATTCTTCGATGCAAAATCAAACCAACCAGTTCATCCCGGCATCCCGCGCCGAGATGAAACAAAACAAATGGGATGCGGTGGACATCGTCCTGGTCACAGGAGATGCTTACATCGACCATCCTTCTTTCGGGGTCGCGTTAATTGCCCGATGGCTCGAGGCCCATGGTTACAGGGTAGCAATTCTTGCTCAACCGGAACACAATTCTTCTGAGGATTTCAAGCGTTTCGGCAGACCGGCGCTGTTTTTCGGGATTACCGCCGGCAATCTCGACTCGATAGTTGCCAACTACACCGGCAATGCCAAAGTCAGGGATCAGGACAATTATTCGCCTCTGGGCAATCCGTATTTTGGAGACGACAAAAACAAAACAAGACGACGGCGGCCCGACCGGGCAACCATCCGCTATACCAACCTCGCTAAAGCCGCATATCCAGATGTTCCGGTTATTCTCGGTGGAATTGAAGCTTCCTTAAGGCGTTTCATCCATTTTGATTACCAGCAGGATAAAATACGAAATTCAGTGCTCACCGACGCCAAGGCCGATCTTCTCGTTTATGGAATGGGAGAACGTGCGGTGCTGGAAATCGCCAGCCGAAGATCTCAAGGAAAAAGCCTTGCGGAAATCGACGGGACATGCGAACGACTTACCGACAAGGAAATTGAGCTCCGGACCCAAAACATCGATTCTGTTGTCCTGCCCGGCTGGCAGGAAATACATGCTGATCTGCCGAAATTTATGGCAGCGGAAAAGCTGATTGATACATATTCCCGAAGCCTCGAAAATATATCAATTATCCAAAAACAGCAGGCCATGTGGGTCCTCCAGCACCCTCCGCCCCCCCCCCTTGACACACAGGAAATGGATTTCCTCTATTCCCTCCCCTATACCCGCCTGCCCCATCCGGCAAATAAAGGGAACATACCTGCGTACGCCATGGTCCGCGATTCTGTGACCATTGTCCGGGGATGCTACGGTAATTGCTCCTTCTGCGCTATTTCAAGACATCAAGGGCCGATAATCAGCACAAGAAGCAAAATGTCGATTATTAAAGAACTTGAAAAAATTGCTCTTTCCAAAGACTTCAAAGGAACCATAAGCGATCTTGGCGGCCCCAGCGCCAACATGTACGGCACCTCCTGCGCAAGTCCCAATCCGTGTAAACGTCATGATTGTCTCAACCCTGGCCTTTGTAAACACCTGCGGATTGACGAGAATCAATTCCTCCAGCTCCTCAGCGAGGCAACATCCGTAAAAGGAATAAAAAACGTGTTCATTTCTTCGGGAATGCGCATGGAACTTCTGCTGAAAACTCCGAAACTGCTCAAAAAACTGATCAGCGAAAACACTCCGGGATTAATGAAAATAGCTCCTGAACACAGCCAGACGGAAATACTGCGCCTGATGCACAAGAATGGTTCGACACTTCTCGCTGAATTTCTGAAAACCTGCAGGGAAACTGCGCAGGCAGCACATAAGACTATTGGATTTTCGCCCTACTACATTGCCTCACACCCGGGGAGCACAATCAGCGACATGGAAAAACTGGCAATTTCCATCCAGGAAAACGGCCTTACCGTAAAACATTTCCAGGATTTCACGCCAACACCGGGAACCCTTTCCACGGCTATGTATGTGACCGGCCTGGATCGCGACACATTGAAGCCGATCTTTGTCCCTCGCCACAAACGGCAAAGACTGGCCCAAAGAAATATTCTTGAAAAAATCAGTCTCCGTAATAAATCAGTGCGCATAAAAAAGACCCGGTAATCCTTATCAGAAAATTTCATGAAATATTCATGATTAAATCACCACTGGTCTAAACAAAAAAAAAGCCGCTCAGTAATTATCTGGGCGGCTTTTAAATGTATGAAAAAAAAATCAGGCGGAAAGTGAAAACTCCATTTCTACGGCAGCATTGCTTTCAATGAAATGCTCAAGCTTACGCGTTTGCCCCGTGGTCAGTTTACCGAATCGAACCCCACATTTTTTCACAACAAAGGTCTCATCAGGAAAATCACTCTGGGCCTTTGTATCGTAAACAACCTCATATGGAATTTTTGGAAGAAAGAATTCATAATCGCCGATAATGATATCCATCTCAGATGATTCCATCGGCCAACGCTTACGGTCAACATATCTGAAGGAAAGCCCCTCCATGCTGATGTCTACGATGAGACCAGGCTTTGTTGAATTAATGGTAAAGGCCCCTTCCTTAACAAGAAAGCGCCTCTGATCTCTCCTCTCAGTGGAACTCTGTGAAACTGCCATAAAGCGATATCCTCCCAAGATGTATTATTTACTTGTGAAAGACTGCGGCAAGACGAATTTAATAAAATGTGATAAAGAGTAATTGTCAAGTGAAAATAAATTAACAGGCAATC is part of the Pseudomonadota bacterium genome and harbors:
- a CDS encoding response regulator, whose translation is MHISISRKVFIIFSILTLITIFLGSTVFFGLKQLEDNRKEIRTLYDFKFQISELGHFHSNHNFHLNISDLPLLENKIEATYALAHQIINFKGKKTLPADLLAELNHLDDFVLYYKDAAIELIPKELLREAMHTQAITEMQLLFTVLQNQQKKVPQKAFELFSSAEKIIYRHEYNTNPSHLKQLKDIRRQMNRFINDANFTIAFDKVVSTVEQDYFNELAILDRTDFLSTTSSRFYTIANRTIAELTIQVEKTRKQIQHIILAIIIMTALITFWLWALSTRRIRAFLDNFHHSLNFIRKGKYDYKAPPVYSDELGDAILFMKEMADDLQEKIQQRELVELDKEKLQEQLIHSQKMESVGLLAGGIAHDFNNILTGINGYCELALLKLPEDDPAREYFKIILASGFKATALTKQLLTFSRKQVLEKKIVNLNPIILNITKMLQRMLGDDITLEIKTPDKIGNILADTSQLEQILLNLSVNARDSMPSGGRLTIETSEIYIDEEYAKSRPDVKPGMYITLSVTDTGLGIPKEIQHKIFDPFFTTKAPGKGTGLGLATVFGIVKQHNGHIWLYSEENHGTTFKIYFPLIDKGEELPAVPEQPAFMTGDQTILVVDDNEDVLQLVKESLSHHGFHVISSSDPVDALEQLDSYNGTIHLLLTDVIMPGMNGKELANAAIKKRPNLKVVFMSGYSDHIIMQEEIENNPDLHFIQKPVTPTQLMNTLREIF
- a CDS encoding YgiQ family radical SAM protein, translating into MQNQTNQFIPASRAEMKQNKWDAVDIVLVTGDAYIDHPSFGVALIARWLEAHGYRVAILAQPEHNSSEDFKRFGRPALFFGITAGNLDSIVANYTGNAKVRDQDNYSPLGNPYFGDDKNKTRRRRPDRATIRYTNLAKAAYPDVPVILGGIEASLRRFIHFDYQQDKIRNSVLTDAKADLLVYGMGERAVLEIASRRSQGKSLAEIDGTCERLTDKEIELRTQNIDSVVLPGWQEIHADLPKFMAAEKLIDTYSRSLENISIIQKQQAMWVLQHPPPPPLDTQEMDFLYSLPYTRLPHPANKGNIPAYAMVRDSVTIVRGCYGNCSFCAISRHQGPIISTRSKMSIIKELEKIALSKDFKGTISDLGGPSANMYGTSCASPNPCKRHDCLNPGLCKHLRIDENQFLQLLSEATSVKGIKNVFISSGMRMELLLKTPKLLKKLISENTPGLMKIAPEHSQTEILRLMHKNGSTLLAEFLKTCRETAQAAHKTIGFSPYYIASHPGSTISDMEKLAISIQENGLTVKHFQDFTPTPGTLSTAMYVTGLDRDTLKPIFVPRHKRQRLAQRNILEKISLRNKSVRIKKTR
- a CDS encoding HD domain-containing protein, whose protein sequence is MRFGTSEYIPINKSYFLAEDRVVDFDIYCGKKDDDTHEPLLLIGRDSQLSNVKEIVSRKYFHTFYIRTEDNSNYWKFLEDSLPTLIDDKLTPLEKKSSLVYSCAENVIKDVLQAPRKRENIKRAQNIASNILNFSLTYTDAIAMLLKLGSPKYQTFTHCVNVAVFAAGLCLMIGKDSEKELDDIVLGCLLHDIGKAYIGDEILKKPGELTRSEYEEVKLHPIKGYEMMKNHLSDISLDIILHHHEKVSGAGYPHGLKDVEISDQAKIAAIADVYDALTTKRPYGDAKEPFKALHMMKDEMVGQFEQEKFTQFIYFLAGEK
- a CDS encoding ABC transporter substrate-binding protein — its product is LEEKDFRKSYLLVKNGTPIARLSLDSSTGGKQLIRKLTEDQFDMAFGGVPSMISYIDQGKYIKILAPVMTEGSGLVLGKNNPVNSWEEFKNYVRNSNTPIRIGYKIDVSVQNLIFESALKESGIIFTKNLDDKNAQITLINLNGAKNLIPALENEIIDGFVVNQPFPALAEYQEKGKLIADLSDLPPAGKWKNNPCCALAARTEFSSLYPEITTSFVSLMLRANNFINENPELVAQQISKWLDLPVEVEKKSLPTINFITEFDADWDRGVEFWIKEMIDSNKIRGKVKSSYESGRLAEELYLMDTYHQARKNL